The Pirellulales bacterium genome window below encodes:
- a CDS encoding discoidin domain-containing protein encodes MYANDTANYGPAHANDGDRSPDVIWHSANSNTETAWWQVDLGADYYLDRVQIFPRGLNQGTVGNFKIDVLDSSNTVVFSQTFLPDSATDRDITPSTPWNLDLGQYDFSGWSAWGTNAVRNVHGQTVRIERNLPGDAFNPDAMTFAEFEVYGQNAPNTLSNLALGQPVTATPPLTGYEQYVDVQPANANDGNIDPNFWHGSVYHSDPGITPFAGHFWQVELAAVSNIDYINLFARNDYTDNHGFAKLSILDADGVLVPGTEQEIDLTQIPYDYTIDFADNPAGKFVRIETLSDNILELSEVEVFGTSTAVPGDFNGDGNVDGADFVAWQTHFPTASGATMADGDANGDGAVDGADFVIWQTHFPYPSGSGASPVPEPASILLIGIGGLLAWHLCRRPS; translated from the coding sequence GTGTACGCAAACGACACGGCCAATTATGGCCCGGCCCATGCAAACGATGGCGATCGAAGCCCCGATGTGATTTGGCACAGCGCCAATAGCAACACGGAAACAGCTTGGTGGCAAGTGGACTTGGGCGCAGACTATTACTTAGACCGCGTCCAAATTTTTCCACGCGGACTCAATCAAGGGACGGTCGGCAATTTCAAGATCGACGTGCTCGACAGCAGCAACACGGTGGTGTTCTCACAAACATTTCTTCCGGATTCCGCGACGGATCGCGATATCACCCCTAGCACGCCTTGGAATCTTGACTTAGGCCAATACGATTTCAGCGGCTGGAGCGCCTGGGGCACGAATGCCGTGCGAAATGTACACGGGCAAACGGTTCGAATCGAACGTAATCTTCCCGGGGATGCTTTCAACCCCGATGCGATGACATTTGCCGAGTTTGAGGTGTACGGCCAGAACGCGCCGAACACGCTGAGCAACCTGGCGTTGGGCCAACCCGTCACGGCGACGCCGCCGCTGACCGGCTACGAACAGTATGTCGACGTTCAGCCGGCGAATGCCAATGATGGCAACATCGATCCGAATTTCTGGCACGGATCCGTTTATCATTCTGACCCAGGCATCACGCCGTTTGCCGGGCATTTTTGGCAAGTCGAGTTGGCCGCAGTGAGCAACATCGACTACATCAACCTGTTTGCGCGCAACGACTATACTGACAATCATGGTTTCGCCAAGCTATCGATCTTGGATGCGGACGGCGTACTTGTTCCGGGCACGGAACAAGAAATTGATCTCACGCAAATTCCCTACGATTACACCATTGATTTTGCGGATAATCCTGCGGGGAAATTCGTCCGAATCGAAACGCTGAGTGACAACATTCTTGAGTTGTCGGAAGTTGAGGTGTTTGGAACTTCCACGGCCGTTCCTGGCGATTTTAATGGAGATGGCAACGTGGATGGCGCGGATTTCGTCGCCTGGCAAACTCATTTTCCTACGGCAAGCGGCGCAACGATGGCCGATGGCGATGCCAACGGCGATGGTGCCGTTGATGGTGCCGATTTTGTGATTTGGCAGACCCACTTTCCGTATCCCTCAGGTAGTGGGGCAAGCCCAGTGCCAGAACCGGCAAGTATTCTACTTATTGGCATTGGAGGATTGCTGGCATGGCATCTGTGTCGCCGACCTAGTTAA
- a CDS encoding discoidin domain-containing protein, with the protein MSTTTTNAAPTNLATAGTATASSQYDVPYAPGNANDGSRDGSVIWHSANDSTNPAWWQVDLGSDQYLDRVQIFPRNFNQGTVENFTIDVLNSANVNMFSQSYGGSTADVAWGTNSMRGVLGQTVRITRNDADPDAMTFAEFEVFGQNSPILQNLAINRPVTATAAAFGTTPENAVDGNIDGNFSHGSIYHSDPGVTPHSTNFWQVELAADSEIDYVTIYARTDDLSNNPNLQLTLLAADGTTVVDTTPFSLGGNDLGAARYDFTHDFANNPTGKFIRIQSTSDGPDDILELGEVEVFGTVVPEPTSAFLLSGLSLFVVLWMRKHRSAGVACLR; encoded by the coding sequence ATGTCTACAACAACCACCAACGCGGCGCCGACAAATCTCGCCACCGCAGGTACGGCAACGGCGTCGTCGCAGTACGACGTACCCTATGCCCCCGGCAATGCCAATGACGGATCGCGCGATGGCTCGGTGATCTGGCACAGCGCGAATGATAGTACCAACCCCGCCTGGTGGCAGGTCGACCTGGGATCGGATCAATATCTAGACCGAGTTCAAATCTTTCCCCGCAATTTCAATCAGGGCACAGTCGAGAATTTTACAATTGACGTTCTTAACAGTGCAAATGTTAACATGTTTTCCCAATCATACGGCGGTTCAACTGCTGATGTCGCCTGGGGAACCAATAGCATGCGAGGAGTTTTGGGGCAAACCGTTCGGATCACGCGTAATGACGCCGACCCCGATGCGATGACGTTCGCCGAATTCGAAGTGTTTGGCCAAAACTCTCCGATTCTTCAAAATTTGGCGATCAATCGCCCCGTGACGGCAACCGCCGCAGCTTTTGGCACCACTCCCGAGAACGCCGTCGACGGCAATATTGACGGCAATTTCAGTCACGGTTCAATCTATCATTCGGATCCAGGCGTAACTCCACACAGCACGAATTTCTGGCAGGTGGAGTTGGCGGCCGATAGCGAAATCGACTACGTGACGATTTATGCGCGAACGGATGATCTGAGCAATAACCCGAATCTACAACTGACGTTATTGGCGGCGGACGGAACCACCGTAGTTGACACGACGCCGTTTTCGCTTGGAGGCAACGACCTTGGCGCGGCACGCTACGATTTTACCCATGATTTCGCCAACAACCCGACAGGTAAATTCATCAGAATCCAATCCACTTCCGACGGCCCCGACGACATCTTGGAACTGGGCGAAGTGGAAGTCTTTGGAACCGTCGTTCCAGAGCCGACATCTGCGTTCTTGTTGAGTGGTCTCAGCCTATTCGTAGTGTTGTGGATGAGAAAGCATCGCAGTGCAGGCGTCGCGTGCCTGCGCTAA
- a CDS encoding phosphoribosylformylglycinamidine cyclo-ligase has translation MAKATYKDSGVDLAVYRQSMARLPRLLHRTYSPRVMPLDGGFAGLFQLDFPNHLFARHYEQPVLVSCTDGVGTKLKVAQLVGRHNTVGIDLVAMSVNDALCCGAEPLFFLDYVAMSHDDPALLEQIVEGVSNGCVEADCALLGGETAIMPDLYARGDYDLAGFCVGVVERKRLIDGRSIVPGDVIIGVASSGLHSNGFSLVRKIVFDIAKLNAEDRIAELGGTIGDALLAPTRLYAKAVRSVLSHYRVKDIVHGIAHITGGGLLENFGRIVPAGCRAIFRRGSWPIPPIFPWLQKLGEVDQHEMDEVFNMGLGLALAVSPYYADSIRGQLAEIGFESWLVGEIAAGEQGATWAK, from the coding sequence ATGGCCAAAGCCACTTACAAAGATTCCGGCGTCGATCTTGCGGTGTATCGCCAGAGCATGGCCCGCCTGCCGCGACTACTCCATCGAACCTATTCGCCTCGGGTCATGCCGCTCGATGGGGGATTTGCCGGCCTGTTTCAACTCGACTTCCCCAACCACCTATTCGCGCGGCACTACGAACAGCCAGTGCTCGTAAGCTGCACCGACGGGGTCGGCACGAAACTAAAGGTCGCACAATTGGTCGGCCGGCACAACACGGTTGGCATCGATCTTGTGGCCATGAGTGTGAACGATGCCTTATGTTGCGGTGCCGAGCCGCTGTTTTTCCTCGACTATGTCGCCATGTCGCACGATGACCCAGCGCTGCTTGAGCAAATCGTCGAAGGCGTCAGCAACGGCTGTGTCGAAGCTGACTGTGCCCTTCTCGGCGGGGAGACTGCGATCATGCCCGATCTGTATGCTCGCGGCGACTATGATCTGGCCGGCTTCTGCGTCGGCGTTGTGGAGCGAAAACGCCTGATTGACGGCCGGTCGATTGTCCCCGGCGATGTCATCATCGGCGTCGCCTCCAGCGGCCTGCACTCGAACGGTTTTAGCCTCGTGCGGAAAATCGTCTTCGATATCGCCAAACTGAATGCCGAAGATCGTATCGCAGAACTCGGCGGCACCATCGGCGATGCGCTGCTCGCGCCGACACGCCTCTATGCCAAAGCCGTACGCAGCGTCCTCAGCCACTACCGAGTGAAGGATATTGTTCACGGCATCGCCCATATCACCGGCGGCGGTCTTCTGGAAAACTTCGGCCGCATCGTGCCTGCCGGCTGCCGCGCGATCTTTCGGCGCGGCAGTTGGCCGATTCCGCCAATCTTCCCGTGGCTACAAAAACTCGGTGAAGTCGATCAGCATGAAATGGACGAAGTCTTCAATATGGGCCTCGGCCTGGCGCTTGCCGTCAGCCCTTACTACGCCGACAGCATCCGAGGGCAGCTTGCTGAAATCGGGTTTGAAAGCTGGTTGGTCGGGGAGATTGCGGCAGGAGAGCAAGGCGCAACTTGGGCGAAATAA
- a CDS encoding DUF1559 domain-containing protein translates to MIAKRAAFTLVELLVVIAIIGILIALLLPAVQAAREAARRTQCKNNLKQIALGAFNHEAARKSFPFGGWTYYWMGDPNQGFSRSQPGSWPYNLLPYVEEASLRELGRGQTGFAKNTSMVRLIQSPVGLYYCPSRRKASGYPGGYPVNLAGNGALLVAKVDYAANTGAIYDPACQNSNWAPTAGPVESAIADLNSSGGKRWPDTGPCDGAICPAKGVKLSEISDGTSHTMFAGEKYLRPERYEDGADLGDNESAFVGYNGDIARWTGVAPSGTTYPIPNSYVLQPRQDRSGFDYDWRAFGSAHPGVMNAAFCDGSVQSVSFNVDPQVFIRIGSRRDGQSVSVNSL, encoded by the coding sequence ATGATTGCCAAAAGAGCAGCATTTACGCTGGTTGAATTGCTCGTCGTTATTGCCATCATTGGAATCTTGATTGCATTATTACTACCTGCCGTTCAGGCGGCGCGCGAGGCAGCCCGCAGGACGCAATGCAAGAATAATCTAAAGCAAATCGCCCTGGGCGCATTCAACCATGAAGCAGCGCGCAAGTCGTTTCCGTTCGGAGGTTGGACTTACTATTGGATGGGCGACCCCAATCAAGGTTTTAGCAGGAGCCAGCCCGGAAGTTGGCCTTACAATTTGCTTCCCTATGTTGAAGAAGCAAGTTTGCGTGAACTGGGGCGTGGCCAGACGGGATTTGCCAAGAACACTTCGATGGTGAGGCTGATTCAGTCGCCGGTTGGCCTCTACTATTGTCCTTCGAGGCGTAAGGCGAGCGGATATCCTGGTGGTTACCCGGTGAATCTTGCTGGAAATGGAGCATTATTGGTTGCCAAAGTCGACTACGCGGCAAATACCGGTGCGATTTACGATCCTGCCTGCCAGAATTCCAACTGGGCACCCACTGCCGGCCCCGTGGAGAGCGCAATTGCCGACCTAAATTCGTCGGGTGGCAAGCGTTGGCCAGATACAGGCCCCTGTGACGGTGCAATTTGCCCAGCCAAAGGAGTTAAGCTGTCGGAAATCTCCGACGGCACATCGCACACGATGTTCGCGGGCGAAAAGTATCTAAGGCCCGAGCGTTACGAAGACGGCGCGGATCTCGGCGACAACGAATCTGCCTTCGTTGGATACAACGGTGATATAGCGCGTTGGACGGGTGTGGCTCCGAGTGGAACGACATATCCAATCCCCAACTCCTATGTCTTGCAACCGCGGCAAGATCGCAGCGGCTTCGATTACGATTGGCGAGCCTTTGGCAGCGCTCACCCTGGAGTGATGAACGCCGCGTTTTGCGACGGCAGCGTACAGTCTGTTTCCTTCAACGTCGATCCGCAAGTTTTCATCCGTATCGGCAGTCGGCGCGACGGGCAGTCTGTCAGCGTCAATAGTCTCTAG
- a CDS encoding transglutaminase domain-containing protein — MRHLCQIFHACLLIALLLATSAPAQFETEKPVGTKGAKLDQSLTKKYKFGVSITAKSGPCRGVIATIPVPTDWPEQKVQIDAEDITSQVRNVSYRTIAGGVKQMVISIPQLGRGEEAHALVTFEVTRNSQLPPDDTSIFKEAPRGKLSREFLSYLGTSPFIESNSPKIIKLAKEVTKDKEGWEKVEAIYDAARKKVEYKNGELKGALRALVDGTGDCEELTSLFVAMCRGVGIPARCVWVPEHCYAEFYLIDDEENGYWFPCQPAGARAFGGIPEHRPILQKGDNFRDPDRPKERLRYVNVFLKGAKIQGTPKVVETVAETVE, encoded by the coding sequence ATGCGACATCTTTGTCAAATCTTCCATGCCTGTTTGCTGATCGCGCTGCTATTGGCGACTTCCGCCCCTGCTCAATTTGAAACCGAGAAGCCCGTCGGCACAAAGGGCGCGAAACTCGACCAATCGCTCACCAAAAAATACAAGTTCGGCGTCAGCATTACGGCCAAGAGCGGTCCCTGCCGCGGCGTCATTGCAACGATTCCTGTGCCGACCGATTGGCCGGAGCAGAAAGTGCAAATCGACGCAGAGGATATTACTTCCCAGGTGCGTAATGTGAGCTATCGAACCATTGCGGGCGGCGTGAAACAGATGGTCATCAGTATTCCGCAATTGGGTCGTGGCGAAGAAGCGCATGCGCTGGTGACTTTTGAAGTGACGCGGAATTCGCAGTTGCCGCCGGATGATACTTCGATTTTCAAAGAGGCCCCCCGGGGAAAACTATCGCGAGAGTTTTTGTCGTATTTGGGAACTAGTCCATTCATCGAGAGCAACAGCCCAAAGATAATCAAGTTGGCCAAGGAAGTGACCAAAGACAAGGAGGGGTGGGAAAAGGTAGAAGCAATCTACGATGCGGCCCGTAAAAAAGTCGAATATAAAAATGGCGAATTGAAGGGGGCGTTGCGAGCCTTGGTCGATGGCACCGGCGACTGCGAAGAGCTAACGTCGCTATTCGTCGCCATGTGCCGCGGCGTGGGAATTCCGGCGCGGTGCGTTTGGGTACCAGAGCATTGCTATGCCGAGTTTTATCTGATTGACGACGAGGAGAATGGCTATTGGTTTCCCTGCCAGCCTGCTGGTGCGCGGGCGTTCGGCGGTATCCCAGAGCACCGGCCAATTCTGCAAAAAGGAGACAATTTTCGCGACCCAGACCGGCCGAAAGAGCGGCTTCGGTACGTGAATGTTTTTCTGAAAGGCGCTAAAATTCAAGGGACGCCGAAAGTTGTGGAAACCGTGGCCGAAACAGTGGAGTAA
- a CDS encoding thioredoxin family protein, with product MLRKTHYAALLAPATALAICLTGMNTAYGQVDFSNLAIESPESLNPDDVLKVSAYMTAPAAGRPAMLSVTADIAVGWHTYSITQAKGGPVPSRITLVKTEGIKLLGEFKASEAPTVHVYQDIWPNVKVEEHEGKVSWTAPIESDAGVELSKLEITGSLYAQVCAKSCLPPANYKFVAKLKSIPLDATRQQVETIPAAAATYRHQSARVALGGMLAANAVRPGDATTITITAVPDEQWHLYEYAKQASSQGSKPTLIVFTKVPGVSFGTPRVSAPPVVDPSSTALGASLKYHEQPVSWEVPVAVASDASIGNREIHGFVGYETCKGGDNAMCLPPRAAKFSTTLKIASEVGSTKAEALSFSDAKYGEAAALAEKQSSPPMQGHPSIPPAIPRNTQAAPPDGFDESAIAKNVKSDASFGAIVFGAFFGGMLLNLMPCVFPVIGLKILSFVEQSHHNRARLLALNGWYTLGVLIVFLAVATVAVLLRSWIGMDFKYGSQNGVPAVAIGIAALMFIMALSLLGVWEIPIPGFLGSGKAAELTSHEGASGAIAKGAITTLLGASCSGPLVAAPFGFALDRATPVWAVYGTFFLIGLGMSTPYLMLGANPGLLRFLPRPGAWMDTFKQICGFFLLGAMIWVLTWLKFYYVTPTVAFLVGLWAACWWIGRVPLTVSTAKRLSAWGWSIAIAILAGVASFNWFLPSSEERFTQTIDIEFGRRYQETARLRVADVAIKSAADVDGSKLPWRPFSRELLVELTREGKTVMVDFTADWCANCKVLESVVLNTADVKAVVMRNNVVPLVADYTDLPQELTDMLTLLKAGAVPVLAIFPASNPNDPIVFRGGYTQQILIDALEKAGPSRNMTETRTASAR from the coding sequence ATGCTTCGTAAAACCCATTATGCAGCGCTGCTTGCACCAGCAACTGCGCTGGCGATTTGCCTTACAGGCATGAACACTGCCTACGGGCAAGTCGATTTCTCCAATTTGGCAATCGAGTCACCTGAGAGCCTCAACCCGGACGACGTGTTGAAAGTGTCGGCATACATGACTGCGCCAGCGGCCGGGCGGCCGGCGATGTTATCTGTGACGGCGGACATCGCAGTCGGCTGGCACACCTATTCGATCACGCAAGCAAAGGGGGGGCCGGTTCCGTCGCGCATCACGTTGGTGAAGACCGAAGGCATTAAATTGTTGGGCGAGTTCAAGGCGTCGGAAGCTCCCACCGTTCACGTGTACCAGGATATCTGGCCGAATGTGAAGGTGGAAGAGCACGAGGGCAAGGTGTCTTGGACCGCACCGATCGAGAGCGACGCCGGAGTCGAGCTATCGAAATTGGAGATCACCGGGTCACTATATGCCCAAGTCTGCGCCAAATCGTGCCTTCCTCCAGCGAATTATAAATTCGTCGCGAAATTGAAGTCGATTCCCCTCGATGCGACTCGTCAGCAAGTGGAAACGATTCCTGCCGCAGCAGCGACTTACAGACATCAGTCGGCTCGCGTTGCGCTTGGCGGCATGTTGGCAGCTAACGCCGTTCGCCCCGGCGACGCCACCACAATTACGATCACGGCAGTGCCCGACGAGCAGTGGCACCTCTATGAATACGCCAAACAGGCATCTAGCCAAGGTTCCAAGCCAACATTGATCGTGTTTACCAAGGTGCCCGGCGTGTCGTTTGGCACTCCGCGGGTGTCAGCACCGCCGGTCGTCGATCCATCAAGTACAGCTCTTGGCGCGTCGCTGAAATATCACGAGCAACCCGTCAGTTGGGAAGTGCCGGTGGCTGTGGCTTCCGATGCGTCCATTGGAAATCGCGAAATCCATGGTTTTGTCGGATATGAAACCTGTAAAGGGGGAGATAATGCCATGTGCCTCCCGCCTCGCGCGGCAAAGTTTTCAACAACCTTGAAAATTGCAAGCGAGGTCGGGTCAACCAAGGCCGAAGCGCTCAGCTTCTCGGACGCAAAGTATGGCGAAGCCGCCGCACTGGCTGAAAAACAGTCGTCTCCGCCAATGCAAGGGCATCCCAGTATTCCTCCAGCAATTCCAAGAAACACTCAAGCTGCGCCTCCGGACGGTTTTGACGAATCGGCGATTGCGAAAAATGTCAAGTCCGACGCGTCATTTGGTGCAATCGTCTTCGGTGCATTTTTCGGCGGCATGTTGCTCAATCTGATGCCTTGCGTCTTTCCAGTTATCGGGCTAAAAATTTTGTCGTTTGTCGAGCAAAGCCATCACAATCGAGCGCGGCTGCTGGCGCTAAACGGTTGGTACACGCTGGGTGTCTTGATCGTCTTCCTTGCCGTTGCAACCGTCGCGGTGTTGCTGCGATCCTGGATTGGGATGGACTTCAAGTATGGGAGTCAAAACGGAGTACCTGCGGTGGCAATCGGAATCGCAGCGTTAATGTTTATTATGGCGCTGAGTTTACTTGGAGTCTGGGAAATCCCAATTCCCGGATTTCTCGGTTCCGGGAAAGCAGCGGAGCTTACTTCCCACGAGGGGGCTTCCGGGGCGATTGCCAAGGGTGCCATCACGACGCTGCTGGGAGCTTCCTGCAGCGGTCCGTTAGTCGCGGCACCGTTTGGATTTGCACTCGATCGCGCCACGCCAGTGTGGGCCGTTTACGGCACGTTTTTTTTGATCGGATTGGGGATGTCTACACCGTATTTGATGCTCGGTGCGAATCCTGGTTTGCTGCGATTCCTTCCCAGGCCGGGAGCTTGGATGGACACGTTCAAACAGATTTGCGGATTTTTCCTGCTCGGCGCGATGATTTGGGTGCTTACTTGGTTGAAGTTCTATTACGTGACGCCGACGGTTGCATTCCTAGTCGGCTTGTGGGCGGCTTGCTGGTGGATCGGACGTGTGCCCCTAACGGTTTCAACGGCAAAGCGATTGAGTGCCTGGGGGTGGTCGATTGCTATTGCGATCCTGGCTGGGGTAGCTTCATTCAATTGGTTTTTGCCATCCTCCGAGGAGCGATTTACTCAAACGATTGATATCGAATTCGGTAGACGATATCAGGAAACGGCAAGGCTCAGAGTGGCCGATGTCGCCATAAAGTCGGCGGCCGATGTGGACGGCTCCAAACTCCCTTGGCGTCCTTTCTCGCGAGAACTTCTTGTCGAATTGACGCGCGAGGGAAAAACAGTGATGGTCGATTTTACCGCCGATTGGTGCGCTAATTGCAAGGTATTGGAATCGGTGGTCCTGAATACCGCGGACGTGAAGGCCGTTGTGATGCGAAACAACGTTGTACCGCTTGTCGCTGACTATACCGATTTGCCTCAAGAGTTGACCGACATGCTCACGCTGCTGAAGGCTGGGGCGGTGCCGGTGCTGGCGATTTTTCCGGCCTCAAACCCTAACGATCCAATCGTATTTCGTGGCGGGTATACGCAGCAAATCTTGATCGATGCATTGGAAAAGGCCGGGCCTTCAAGAAATATGACGGAAACGAGAACGGCATCAGCGCGCTAG
- a CDS encoding aspartate aminotransferase family protein — translation MHALPLLEEEVVWKAARGIFLTDEQGREYLDGLSGLWNVLIGHGRQEIADAAAGQMRELSFASTFAGSSHRKAIELVERLAGICYANIQRFFFCNSGSEAVEAAIKTARYYWRGQGRLEKSKIICLTHAYHGTTLGAMSATGQAAYCEMFEPRAPGFIHVVSPYPYRFDSPLDAADLLEAAIIREGADTVAAFLAEPVQGAGGCIVPPANYWPRVRKICDRHKVLLIADEVITGFGRTGKWFALEHWGVQPDMVVFAKGLTSGYFPMGGLGVNEAIGEAIDAGEAEQRWAHACTTSGHPVGCAVALANLDIIEREGLVSRAESLGRKLLAELQMLLAHPNVGEVRGLGLLAAVEIVADKATKAPFPPEQEIGRRVYRAALNNGLFSRTRGDIFHLAPPLVISDKKVIQIVSALQAGIASALERDF, via the coding sequence ATGCATGCTCTTCCGTTGCTGGAGGAAGAGGTTGTCTGGAAAGCCGCCCGCGGCATTTTTCTAACCGACGAGCAGGGACGCGAGTATCTCGATGGCCTGTCAGGTCTGTGGAACGTACTCATCGGGCACGGCAGACAAGAGATTGCGGATGCAGCGGCCGGGCAAATGCGCGAGTTGTCGTTTGCTTCGACATTTGCAGGTAGCTCGCATCGCAAAGCGATTGAATTGGTTGAACGGTTGGCGGGGATTTGTTATGCGAATATTCAGCGGTTCTTCTTTTGCAATAGTGGTAGCGAGGCCGTCGAAGCGGCGATCAAAACAGCGCGGTATTATTGGCGCGGACAGGGGCGTTTGGAAAAGTCGAAGATTATTTGCTTGACGCACGCTTATCACGGGACGACGCTTGGGGCAATGTCGGCGACGGGACAAGCGGCGTATTGTGAGATGTTCGAGCCGCGCGCGCCAGGATTCATTCACGTGGTAAGCCCGTATCCGTATCGGTTCGATTCGCCGTTGGATGCTGCGGATTTGCTCGAAGCAGCGATCATCCGTGAAGGCGCAGACACGGTTGCCGCTTTCCTCGCCGAACCGGTGCAGGGGGCTGGTGGTTGTATTGTACCGCCGGCGAATTATTGGCCACGGGTGCGCAAGATTTGTGATCGGCACAAAGTCCTGCTGATCGCCGACGAAGTCATCACGGGGTTCGGACGCACGGGAAAATGGTTTGCTCTAGAGCATTGGGGCGTACAACCAGATATGGTGGTGTTTGCGAAAGGGCTTACGAGCGGATATTTTCCGATGGGTGGGCTGGGAGTGAATGAGGCGATCGGCGAAGCGATCGATGCGGGAGAAGCAGAGCAGCGGTGGGCTCATGCTTGTACGACTTCGGGGCATCCGGTCGGCTGTGCCGTGGCGCTTGCGAATCTAGACATCATCGAACGCGAAGGATTAGTTTCGCGGGCCGAATCGCTTGGCCGCAAGCTGCTGGCGGAACTACAAATGCTGCTGGCGCATCCGAACGTGGGTGAGGTTCGCGGGCTGGGCTTGCTGGCGGCTGTTGAAATCGTCGCAGATAAAGCCACGAAAGCACCGTTCCCGCCGGAGCAGGAAATCGGCCGTCGGGTCTATCGGGCCGCGCTGAACAACGGTCTATTCAGCCGAACGCGGGGAGATATTTTTCACTTGGCCCCACCGCTAGTGATCTCCGACAAGAAGGTCATCCAGATCGTATCTGCTTTACAGGCGGGCATTGCTTCGGCCCTTGAGCGGGACTTTTGA
- a CDS encoding sigma-70 family RNA polymerase sigma factor: protein MHNQSVSTPLPSHDHFAELFAQYQRRIYSYISTLIINRDDVDDIFQQTCVVLWKKWNQYDPQADFANWGCGIARNEVRNYLRKKHGSSIQFSDQVLDSLSDEHIEVGREMEARHRALSDCLDKLPPPQRELVERCYSDEGSIRSIANRMQIAPTTLYMKLHRLRRALLDCISLALRSEP from the coding sequence ATGCATAACCAGTCCGTGTCGACTCCGCTGCCGTCTCACGACCATTTTGCCGAGCTGTTTGCTCAGTATCAGCGGCGTATTTACTCGTACATTTCGACGCTGATTATCAATCGCGACGATGTCGACGACATTTTCCAGCAAACTTGTGTGGTGCTGTGGAAAAAGTGGAACCAATACGATCCTCAGGCGGATTTTGCCAACTGGGGATGTGGGATTGCACGAAACGAAGTGCGCAATTATCTGCGCAAGAAACATGGCAGTTCGATTCAATTCAGCGACCAAGTCCTCGACAGTCTTTCGGACGAACATATTGAGGTTGGTCGAGAAATGGAAGCGCGTCATCGGGCCTTGTCTGATTGTTTGGATAAGCTCCCGCCGCCGCAGCGGGAGTTGGTTGAGCGCTGCTATTCAGACGAAGGTTCAATTCGTTCGATTGCCAACCGAATGCAGATAGCGCCCACTACTTTGTATATGAAGTTACACCGATTGCGCAGAGCCCTGTTGGATTGCATATCGCTCGCCCTGCGTAGTGAACCATAG